One genomic window of Polyodon spathula isolate WHYD16114869_AA chromosome 8, ASM1765450v1, whole genome shotgun sequence includes the following:
- the LOC121320267 gene encoding small lysine-rich protein 1 yields the protein MPHKSGKKKSHSANPGKRKKPSKKRSLSSKSPKPEVDILGPVAMENLYYISHNAADCLAFRGFGWSGSPKKKGKKS from the exons ATG CCTCacaaaagtggaaaaaaaaaatctcacagcGCCAATCCAGGCAAAAGGAAAAAGCCATCCAAAAAGCGCTCTTTGAGCAGCAAATCTCCAAAGCCTGAGGTGGATATCCTTGGTCCTGTTGCCATGGAGAATCTGTATTACATCTCCCACAATGCTGCTGACTGCTTGGCATTTCGGGGGTTTGGGTGGTCTGGTTCACCTAAGAAGAAGGGAAAGAAAAGCTAA